The nucleotide window AATTCCCAGTCTTTGACATATGGGTCATGTATTCTCACTTCTGCACCCTTTGACATCAAGGAAGCAACGAGTGGCGCTGCCGGGGTGTTCCTTGTATCATCTGAATTCTCAAGATAAGCTGCACCAAGGACAGTGATAGTCGCATTCTGGATTGATATTCCCTTAACCGACAGAATATTCTCAACGAGATACGCCATATGGGCCGGCATATGATCATTGATTCTTCTTGCGAGGGAAATCATCTGTGGTTCCATATTCCAGCTACCATATTCATAGAGGCCATGGCGAAGTAACCATGTGTCTTTCGGGAGACAGTGCCCCCCTACTCCAGCTCCGGGAATGTGCATGTCCCTGCTTTCAAGCTCATTCACATATTCCCGAATTTCGTAAACATTGACTCCAAGGCTTTCACAGACAAGGGCTATCTCGTTGGCAAATGCTATGTTCACATCGCGATAGGCATTTTCAACGGTTTTTGACAACTCTGCAGTGAGTGTGTCGGTGGTATGGATGTTCCCCTTCACAATGTTAGAATACATTTTGGTGGCTTTTTCTGCACTCTTCTTGTCTACTCCGCCCACGACTCGTGGAAGCTCGACGATATTCTTGATGAGTTTGCCCGGCATAACTCGTTCGTAGGAAAATGCCAGGTCAAAGTCTTCTCCCGCTGTCATCCCAGACGTGTTTTCTATGATTTTCTGGACAACATTCTGTGTGGTTCCTGGAGCAACAGTGGATTCAACAACCACCATTGCCCCTTGCTTTATTCGCTCACCGATGTTTTCACTTACTTCTCGAAGTGATTTATAGAGTGGCATGTGTTGAGTATCAGTTGGTGTTTGGACATCAATCAGGATGATATCAGCATCACGAAGAACATCGATGTCGTCTGTAACTCTGAAAGTTCCCTTTTCAACAACTCGAGCTATCAGTTCCTGAAGTCCAGGTTCTTTACCTTTGAACGGCGAGTTCCCAGAGTTCAAGACATCGATTTTCCATCCTGATCGCTTGGACCTCCTCTGGAGTCCCGTGACACTATATCCATCTACATCAGCAAGAAGTGCCGCACATGGAATTCCAACATAGCCCATTCCTATTACAACTATTTTTGTGGTCATTATCAACCAACTCTTTCTGTGAGGTGGAACCTGTTACGGTTGCCATAATTGCGGCAAGAAAAAGGTTGTTGATGAGGCTTACTATTCACAGCCCCTGTTTGCTTTGAGCATTTTGCTCCCTAAGCATCATTATGGGCAGATCGCTTCCATCTGGAAGAACCTCTACAACCTCTTTGACTATCTATGCTTACGTCCTGTCAATTCCTTGCTTGCCTACGCAGCGATACTCAAATCCTTCGCCTTCAATTGTATCTTGGTCAAATACATTTCGCCCATCGACTATTACTGGCGTTCTCATTGCTTTCTTTAATTCGCCCAAGTCGATGCTGTAATATTCATCATGTTTGGTCACTAGGGCGGCGCAATCAGAATCCTTGCAAGCTTGGAGAATGTCCTTTTCGATTTCATGGTCGGTGAAAACCCACCTCGTGACATAGGGATCATGAATTATGACATCTGCCCCTCTAGATTGCAATCCAGAAATTAGGCCGGCTGCTGGTGTGTTTCTAGTATCATCTGAGTTTTCAAGGTATGCGACACCAAGAACTGTAACAGTTGCATCGTGGATAGAAACGCCTTTTGCACGCAAACCGTTCTCTACAAGATCAGTCATGTGAATTGGCATGCTGTCGTTAACTCTTCGAGCAAGTGATATGAACTCGGGTTCAACTTTCCAACTACCATACTCATATAACCCGTATCTTAGTAGCCAGGGGTCTTTCGGAAGGCAATGACCACCAACTCCCGCACCTGGAATATGCATGTGTCTGTCATCTCGAGCGTTGATGAGGTCTATTATCTCATAGATATTCACGCCTAGACTTTCACAAACCAGAGCCATCTCATTAGCAAATGCGATATTCACATCTCTATAGGCGTTCTCAATGGTTTTTGCCAATTCAGCACTAAGCGTATCTGTAGTGTATATCTTCTCGTTCACAATACTAGAATAAAGATCGACAGCTCGGTCAGTGCTCTTTGGTGTTATTCCCCCAACAACCCTTGGCATGTTTTGGATATATTCTAGGAGCTTTCCTGGCATAACTCTTTCATACGAGAATGCCAAATCGAAATCTCTCCCGCCTTTCAAGCCTGACTCCTTCTCAATGATGTTTTGAACAACATTCTGGGTCGTTCCAGGAGCAACTGTGGACTCAACAATCACCATAGCTCCCTTCTTGATGTGCTTTCCGATGTTCTCACTAACCTGCCTGAGGGAATCGTACCGTGGCATATTTTGTGCGTCAGTCGGTGTTTGTACATCGATGAGAATGATATCTGCGTCTGCCAACACGCTGATATCTGAAGTAACATGAAATGTACCTCTTTCAACAACCTTTGCAATGAGTTCGTCAAGACCCGGTTCAACGCCTTCAAATGGGGATTTACCGCTGTTCAACACATCGATTTTCCAACCAGATCTTTTGGATCTCCTCTGAAGACCGGTCACTTCCATCCCGTCAACATCGGCTAATAATGCAGCACAGGGGATTCCAACATAGCCCATTCCAATTACAACAACTTTAGTCGTCATTCTCTATACATTCCTGTGGGATTCTTAGTCCGGCGGGTTGCTCTTCAAATCGGTTCAACGGAGATGATTGAAAAACATTGCTCTATTGACTGCAAGAGCTCCGCTATTGAAGCCATGAAGAATCTAGAGATGCACTTTTCCCTAAAAAACACCGGCAACCTTGGAGTATCCATGATTTGTCCAAGACTGGTTAGGAAACCATTCTGTTATCACAGGCTCTGTTTGGAACCCACATAGAACTGCTTTCGATCTGGTTATAGCGCGTTTTCTCTTGATTTGAGTAAAAAACGAAATCCCAAAATGAAATGAAAGCTCAGAAATCTATTATTTTGTTATTCACTCGGTGTCAACAGTCTGTTCAAGTTTTCGAACTGTATGATTAACAAAATCTTCGTCTTCAATAGTGAGGGTTATCGCATTCTGAGGACAGACTTCAACACATCTGCCGCATCCCCGACAATCATCACTGATTACCGCCTTTCCCTCTTTGAGTCTAATTGCGTCCACGAAACATATATCCTCAATACATGCCCCGCATCCGGTACAGGCATCCGTCACTGTGACATTTACGCCTTCTATTCTTGTGACTTTCCTGCTTATTTCTGGAGACATCTTAGGGAGAACTCGCCAGAGGCAACAACAGGGGCAACAGTTACAGATTGACATGAGTTTGTGCTCAGGTTTCACATTCAACCACATGGCATCCAGCTTGTTCCGTCCAATCATGTGAACAAGTCCCGCCTCTCTAGCTTTTCTGACATGTTCATGAGCTTCTTCTTTTGTCACTAATCTTCCAAGCTGTGGATTGATGCCCTTTACTGCTTCTCCCAAGAACAAACATCCAAGGTCGACTGGATAATCTTCGCATTCGTTTGCACTACGGCAAATACAGAAGTTCATTATCCAGTGGTAATTAGCTTTCTCTATGAAATGATGGACGATCTGGGACGGGATGGCGCTCTGTTTCGGTTGTTCCAGAGACTGATTGATGGGAATGGTTTTGGTTGCAACATTGTCTGTGGGCAGGTATACTATATCATCGCTCTCAAAGAGAATCTTGTCGATTAGGCCTCCAATGATTGGAATATGTGTAAACAATGCTATGATATTCCTGTGTGGAAATGCCTTCTTCAGAAGCTCAACAAACCAGAGAGGTCGGGCCATACCCATAGCGTGCTTACTTCCTTGATATGAGTTACGAAACAACGTAATGGATTACGACGAAATGTTAAGAACAAGTATGACTTAATGAGAAGAGTAATACGCTCTCTTGACAAAAGATAGCCTGAATAGGTATGCCGAATTATATGGTCCTGTTCAGGAAGAGGATGCTGTTCAAATGAGTCGCAAGAAATATGCCATAAGTGTAATTGGAATCATCATAATCCTCCTCTTCCTTGGAGCTACAATATACGGATGGTTTCTTAATCAAAACATATACCAGACAATGTTCGAATCCAAGGCTGGTGTGGATTACTGGTCTATCTGGACG belongs to Candidatus Thorarchaeota archaeon and includes:
- a CDS encoding nucleotide sugar dehydrogenase — its product is MTTKIVVIGMGYVGIPCAALLADVDGYSVTGLQRRSKRSGWKIDVLNSGNSPFKGKEPGLQELIARVVEKGTFRVTDDIDVLRDADIILIDVQTPTDTQHMPLYKSLREVSENIGERIKQGAMVVVESTVAPGTTQNVVQKIIENTSGMTAGEDFDLAFSYERVMPGKLIKNIVELPRVVGGVDKKSAEKATKMYSNIVKGNIHTTDTLTAELSKTVENAYRDVNIAFANEIALVCESLGVNVYEIREYVNELESRDMHIPGAGVGGHCLPKDTWLLRHGLYEYGSWNMEPQMISLARRINDHMPAHMAYLVENILSVKGISIQNATITVLGAAYLENSDDTRNTPAAPLVASLMSKGAEVRIHDPYVKDWEFGPQEIEADIEKSIENSDCLALVTKHAEYYDFDLEHVKSLMRTPAIVDGRNVFDQEAVEKAGFEYRCIGKRGAERA
- a CDS encoding nucleotide sugar dehydrogenase — its product is MTTKVVVIGMGYVGIPCAALLADVDGMEVTGLQRRSKRSGWKIDVLNSGKSPFEGVEPGLDELIAKVVERGTFHVTSDISVLADADIILIDVQTPTDAQNMPRYDSLRQVSENIGKHIKKGAMVIVESTVAPGTTQNVVQNIIEKESGLKGGRDFDLAFSYERVMPGKLLEYIQNMPRVVGGITPKSTDRAVDLYSSIVNEKIYTTDTLSAELAKTIENAYRDVNIAFANEMALVCESLGVNIYEIIDLINARDDRHMHIPGAGVGGHCLPKDPWLLRYGLYEYGSWKVEPEFISLARRVNDSMPIHMTDLVENGLRAKGVSIHDATVTVLGVAYLENSDDTRNTPAAGLISGLQSRGADVIIHDPYVTRWVFTDHEIEKDILQACKDSDCAALVTKHDEYYSIDLGELKKAMRTPVIVDGRNVFDQDTIEGEGFEYRCVGKQGIDRT
- a CDS encoding 4Fe-4S binding protein produces the protein MARPLWFVELLKKAFPHRNIIALFTHIPIIGGLIDKILFESDDIVYLPTDNVATKTIPINQSLEQPKQSAIPSQIVHHFIEKANYHWIMNFCICRSANECEDYPVDLGCLFLGEAVKGINPQLGRLVTKEEAHEHVRKAREAGLVHMIGRNKLDAMWLNVKPEHKLMSICNCCPCCCLWRVLPKMSPEISRKVTRIEGVNVTVTDACTGCGACIEDICFVDAIRLKEGKAVISDDCRGCGRCVEVCPQNAITLTIEDEDFVNHTVRKLEQTVDTE